A DNA window from Streptomyces parvus contains the following coding sequences:
- a CDS encoding TetR family transcriptional regulator — protein sequence MTDGQTVEPRPGLRERKKQRTRDALLRAALELFTTQGYDRTTVDEIVDAVEVSQRTFFRYFASKEDATFAVQDMVESRFIEELRRRPAHEAPFEAMRRAVLCAWNSIGEAIEEVITVDLHMRTYQMIESTPSLLAAHMRRGIALENQVARLIAEREGLDVERDPRPRVAVAAFSGVMRVTGQLWGQGVDPSVEALRDLTEEYLDQLVPALARDWHER from the coding sequence GTGACCGACGGGCAGACAGTCGAGCCCCGACCCGGACTGCGTGAGCGCAAGAAGCAGCGCACCCGCGACGCCTTGTTGCGCGCCGCCCTCGAACTGTTCACCACCCAGGGGTACGACCGCACCACCGTCGACGAGATCGTCGACGCCGTGGAGGTCTCCCAGCGCACCTTCTTCCGCTACTTCGCGAGCAAGGAGGACGCCACCTTCGCCGTGCAGGACATGGTGGAGTCCCGTTTCATCGAGGAGCTGCGCCGGCGCCCCGCGCACGAAGCGCCCTTCGAGGCCATGCGCCGAGCGGTGCTGTGCGCGTGGAACAGCATCGGCGAGGCGATCGAGGAGGTCATCACCGTCGACCTCCATATGCGCACCTACCAGATGATCGAGTCGACGCCCTCCCTGCTCGCCGCCCATATGCGGCGCGGCATCGCCCTGGAGAACCAGGTCGCCCGGCTGATCGCGGAGCGCGAGGGGCTGGACGTGGAGCGGGACCCCCGGCCGCGGGTGGCCGTCGCCGCGTTCTCCGGGGTGATGCGGGTGACCGGACAGCTGTGGGGGCAGGGGGTCGATCCGAGCGTGGAGGCGCTGCGCGATCTGACCGAGGAGTACCTCGACCAGCTCGTCCCCGCCCTCGCCCGCGACTGGCACGAGAGGTAG
- a CDS encoding alpha/beta hydrolase, with amino-acid sequence MTSFDTSPTLAVWRALLAVAVVFVMLATTGWSAVRDHQADGPRELALAAWARDRIAGHSLPEADAPAYRLAHFFATLTARQRFALAGEYPSVVGNLNGAPVTLRYHANRVALGQAVALEKVRAHDARLSPDGRDEARARLDRFRSLLKGDRQILAFDPSGRGRAAEVFGDLDRASRVSVVVPGVDTHLLTLERSTRRYAAPVGMAKSLYGAERSASPGTRTAVIAWADYTAPAGLGMDAALGGLAAGGAIRLNAMVGALPGTSKVSLFCHSYGSVVCGVAAHRAPDRVADIAVAGSPGMRAATAGQLETGARIWATRDGDDWIGDVPHMEFGGIGHGADPVDPAFGARIVSAAGAAGHSGYFAPGTESLDNFAAIGVGAYGSVSCASADSTCHSGISGGQDG; translated from the coding sequence GTGACTTCCTTCGACACCTCCCCCACGTTGGCCGTATGGCGCGCGCTGCTCGCCGTAGCGGTGGTGTTCGTGATGCTGGCGACAACGGGCTGGAGCGCCGTACGCGATCACCAGGCCGACGGGCCCCGCGAGCTGGCGCTCGCCGCCTGGGCGCGGGACCGGATAGCGGGCCATTCGCTGCCGGAGGCCGACGCCCCCGCCTATCGGCTGGCCCACTTCTTCGCCACCCTCACCGCAAGGCAGCGGTTCGCGCTCGCGGGAGAGTACCCCTCGGTGGTGGGGAATCTGAACGGCGCGCCGGTCACCCTGCGCTACCACGCCAACCGGGTGGCCCTCGGGCAGGCGGTGGCCCTGGAGAAGGTGCGGGCGCACGACGCGAGGCTGTCGCCGGACGGGCGCGACGAGGCGCGGGCCCGGCTCGACCGGTTCCGTTCACTGCTCAAGGGCGATCGGCAGATCCTGGCCTTCGACCCGTCCGGGAGGGGCCGGGCGGCCGAGGTGTTCGGCGATCTCGACCGGGCCTCCCGGGTCTCCGTCGTCGTCCCGGGCGTCGACACCCATCTGCTGACCCTGGAGCGCAGCACGCGCAGATACGCGGCCCCCGTCGGCATGGCCAAGTCCCTGTACGGGGCGGAGCGCTCGGCCTCACCGGGCACCCGTACGGCGGTCATCGCATGGGCCGACTACACCGCCCCGGCCGGTCTCGGCATGGACGCGGCGCTGGGCGGGCTCGCGGCGGGCGGCGCGATCCGGCTGAACGCGATGGTCGGCGCGCTGCCCGGCACCTCGAAGGTCTCGCTGTTCTGCCACAGCTACGGCTCCGTCGTGTGCGGGGTGGCCGCGCACCGGGCCCCCGACCGGGTGGCCGACATCGCGGTCGCGGGCAGTCCCGGTATGCGGGCCGCCACCGCCGGGCAGTTGGAGACCGGCGCCCGGATCTGGGCGACGCGGGACGGGGACGACTGGATCGGGGACGTGCCGCACATGGAGTTCGGCGGGATCGGTCACGGGGCCGACCCGGTCGACCCGGCGTTCGGTGCGCGGATCGTCTCGGCGGCCGGGGCCGCCGGGCACAGCGGCTACTTCGCACCGGGCACCGAGAGCCTCGACAACTTCGCCGCGATCGGCGTCGGAGCCTACGGATCGGTCAGCTGCGCGAGCGCCGACAGCACATGCCACAGCGGTATTTCCGGCGGGCAGGACGGCTGA
- a CDS encoding DUF4429 domain-containing protein codes for MGDVLAGIHATWEFDTDSVLIRFERGIRTPKLFQSLRERRIPYAALSSVTLTPGKRGTVVLRAVPRAGADPLVEAASGQLKEGCDPYRLVLPAEREVLAEYYADELRALLDPECDEPADRFLVAAPEAPMNFKAYDGRASFDGERISFRWSWTGASSAKWKAGDQTFKVSELAGIVWRSPEALDGYLRLLLRAAAPVDHRTGGSLGDLHGPGGSGSADGASADGVPVAAPVTRAADQDPAAVLFGLGYGPVHESLPFAAAVLESVRRTQPAPAASAPALVNAGRRDPADIAERIHHLGELHQAGLVTDAEYTAKKAQLLAEL; via the coding sequence ATGGGTGATGTGCTGGCCGGAATTCATGCCACCTGGGAGTTCGACACCGACTCCGTGCTCATCCGCTTCGAACGGGGCATCCGCACACCGAAGCTCTTCCAGAGCCTGCGGGAACGCCGCATCCCGTATGCGGCGCTGTCGTCGGTGACGCTGACCCCCGGCAAGCGGGGCACGGTGGTTCTGCGTGCCGTGCCGAGGGCGGGTGCCGATCCTCTGGTGGAGGCTGCCTCCGGGCAGCTCAAGGAGGGGTGCGACCCCTATCGCCTGGTGCTTCCGGCGGAACGGGAGGTGCTCGCCGAGTACTACGCGGACGAGTTGCGGGCCCTGCTGGACCCGGAGTGCGACGAGCCCGCCGACCGCTTCCTGGTGGCCGCCCCCGAGGCCCCGATGAACTTCAAGGCGTACGACGGCCGGGCCAGCTTCGACGGCGAGCGGATCTCCTTCCGGTGGTCCTGGACCGGGGCCTCCAGCGCCAAGTGGAAGGCCGGCGACCAGACCTTCAAGGTGAGCGAGTTGGCCGGAATCGTATGGCGCTCGCCCGAGGCGCTCGACGGCTATCTGCGGCTGCTGCTCCGCGCGGCGGCCCCGGTCGACCACCGCACCGGCGGCAGCCTGGGCGATCTGCACGGCCCCGGCGGCTCCGGGAGCGCGGACGGCGCGAGCGCCGACGGGGTGCCCGTGGCGGCTCCCGTCACCCGGGCCGCGGACCAGGATCCGGCCGCCGTGCTGTTCGGCCTGGGCTACGGGCCGGTGCACGAGTCGCTGCCCTTCGCCGCCGCCGTCCTGGAATCCGTACGCCGCACCCAGCCCGCGCCCGCCGCCTCCGCCCCGGCCCTGGTGAACGCAGGCCGGCGCGATCCCGCGGACATCGCCGAGCGGATACACCACCTCGGCGAGCTGCACCAGGCCGGACTGGTGACGGACGCCGAGTACACCGCGAAGAAGGCCCAGCTGCTCGCGGAGCTGTGA
- a CDS encoding sensor histidine kinase, with amino-acid sequence MATSPSPSPAGPPPPADGLLSAARRNLRELAHGLSHVSHPSTPLLADAPRRWQRLLPYVVVLALAATFIPVTITVLASQYGVPGALAGALGVAQAAPLLMLAHRPLQAWWIVFPADIVGALVLLAHDPGRHDTWPWPPPTLVAYLFLLLALGLRETRRTVVAVWAVTAAAGAVLHLIAPSDRATGSALLLPILGVVVLVIGAAVRERGEATRRLAEQETISEAERAQRTLLEERTRIARELHDVVAHHMSVITVQADSAPYRISGLSEPAQEEFASIAAAARESLGEMRRLLSVLRSDGTEGDRAPQPGLDRLQQLVEATVRAGLPVELSLAADPGEVPSAVDLSAYRIVQEALANVVRHAPGARTRVSVRAAAGHLNVLVVNGPAPKPASPLESAGTGHGLVGMRERVRLTGGTLDTGPLPDGGFRVAARMPLPPADSPSVPPASEDL; translated from the coding sequence ATGGCCACTTCTCCTTCCCCCTCCCCCGCCGGGCCCCCGCCGCCCGCCGACGGCCTGCTGAGCGCCGCCCGCCGCAACCTGCGCGAGCTGGCCCACGGGCTGTCCCACGTGTCCCATCCGTCCACCCCGTTGCTGGCGGACGCTCCGCGGCGGTGGCAGCGGCTGCTGCCGTACGTCGTGGTGCTCGCCCTGGCCGCGACCTTCATCCCGGTCACCATCACCGTCCTGGCCTCGCAGTACGGTGTGCCGGGCGCGCTGGCCGGGGCGCTCGGGGTGGCCCAGGCGGCCCCGTTGCTGATGCTCGCCCACCGGCCCCTCCAGGCGTGGTGGATCGTCTTCCCGGCCGACATCGTGGGCGCGCTGGTGCTGCTGGCCCACGATCCCGGGCGGCACGACACCTGGCCGTGGCCCCCGCCGACCCTCGTCGCCTACCTCTTCCTGCTGCTGGCCCTCGGCCTGCGCGAGACCCGGCGGACCGTCGTCGCGGTGTGGGCGGTGACGGCCGCCGCCGGGGCGGTCCTGCATCTGATCGCGCCCTCGGACCGCGCCACCGGCAGCGCCCTGCTGCTGCCGATCCTCGGCGTGGTGGTCCTGGTGATCGGCGCGGCGGTACGGGAGAGGGGCGAGGCGACCCGGCGGCTGGCCGAGCAGGAGACGATCAGCGAGGCGGAGCGGGCGCAGCGCACGCTGCTGGAGGAGCGGACGCGGATCGCCCGTGAGCTGCACGACGTGGTCGCGCACCACATGTCGGTGATCACTGTGCAGGCGGACTCCGCGCCGTACCGGATCTCCGGTCTCTCGGAGCCCGCGCAGGAGGAGTTCGCCTCCATCGCGGCGGCGGCGCGGGAGTCGCTCGGCGAGATGCGGCGGCTGCTGTCGGTGCTGCGCAGCGACGGCACCGAGGGCGACCGGGCCCCGCAGCCGGGACTGGACCGGCTCCAGCAGCTGGTGGAGGCGACGGTACGGGCCGGGCTGCCGGTGGAGCTGTCGCTGGCCGCGGATCCGGGCGAGGTGCCGTCGGCGGTGGATCTGTCGGCGTACCGGATCGTGCAGGAGGCGCTGGCCAACGTGGTACGGCACGCACCCGGGGCGCGCACCCGGGTCTCGGTCCGGGCCGCTGCCGGCCATCTCAACGTCCTCGTGGTCAACGGGCCCGCGCCGAAGCCCGCTTCGCCGCTGGAGAGCGCCGGGACCGGGCACGGGCTGGTGGGGATGCGCGAGCGCGTACGGTTGACCGGCGGCACGCTGGACACCGGGCCGCTGCCCGACGGCGGGTTCCGGGTGGCCGCCCGGATGCCGCTGCCCCCGGCGGACTCGCCGTCCGTACCACCTGCTTCGGAGGATCTGTGA
- a CDS encoding response regulator transcription factor, which yields MTIRVIIVDDQAMVRAGFAALLAAQSDIDVVGEAADGRQGVDVSRNQHPDVVLMDVRMPEMDGLAAARELLNPPVGVVHRPKVLMLTTFDVDDYVYEALRAGASGFLLKDAPPADLIAAVRVVAAGDALLAPSVTRRLIADFAAQRPAGATRTGQALRLNGLTPRESEVLELIARGLSNQEIAGRLVLAEQTVKTHIGRVLAKLDLRDRAQAVIFAYESGLVTPGDAGA from the coding sequence GTGACCATCCGCGTGATCATCGTCGACGACCAGGCCATGGTACGCGCCGGGTTCGCGGCGCTGCTGGCGGCGCAGAGCGACATCGACGTGGTGGGCGAGGCGGCGGACGGCCGCCAGGGCGTGGACGTCAGCCGCAACCAGCATCCCGACGTGGTCCTGATGGACGTGCGGATGCCGGAGATGGACGGGCTGGCCGCCGCCCGTGAGCTGTTGAACCCGCCGGTGGGGGTGGTGCACCGGCCGAAGGTCCTGATGCTGACGACGTTCGACGTGGACGACTACGTGTACGAGGCGCTGCGCGCGGGGGCGTCCGGCTTCCTGCTGAAGGACGCGCCGCCCGCCGATCTGATCGCGGCGGTACGGGTGGTGGCGGCCGGGGACGCGCTGCTCGCGCCCTCGGTGACCCGGCGGCTGATCGCGGACTTCGCGGCGCAGCGTCCCGCCGGGGCGACGCGCACCGGGCAGGCGCTCCGGCTGAACGGGCTGACGCCGCGCGAGAGCGAGGTGCTGGAGCTGATCGCCCGGGGGCTGTCGAACCAGGAGATCGCGGGGCGGCTCGTGCTGGCCGAGCAGACCGTCAAGACGCACATCGGGCGGGTGCTGGCCAAGCTGGATCTACGGGACCGGGCGCAGGCGGTCATCTTCGCGTACGAGTCGGGGCTGGTGACGCCGGGGGACGCGGGGGCGTAG
- a CDS encoding alpha/beta hydrolase — translation MRRYARTLVAFALATSVAAGSTGWVSGGAQQALTGPPPGSAQWREDPVLGTELPDPERATPAEVARFFAGLDTAEQQLLLVRHPSVVGNLDGAPLELRYRANSLALTAEDAPRYRSLAAPGRQILAFDPRGRGQVAEVFGDLRTAQRVSVVVPGSDNDAGTFDRKVAAHGAPPGMARTLHTAAGPGTAVIAWVGYTTPVGVGIDAATGSLAEAGAGRLTRFAQGLTADGLPEPAVFCHSYGSVVCGIAAHRLPATDLVVLGSPGMRADDAAGLRTKARVWAAKDPTDWIDNVPNVRFAGLGHGTDPTDPVFGARRVPADEARGHAGYFAPGTDSLRAFAAIARGTATREGARIPADAQVLAGPPVPADEQVLEGAVR, via the coding sequence ATGCGCCGATACGCGAGAACCCTGGTCGCGTTCGCACTGGCCACCAGCGTGGCGGCAGGAAGCACCGGCTGGGTTTCGGGGGGTGCGCAGCAGGCGCTGACCGGGCCGCCGCCGGGCAGTGCGCAGTGGCGGGAGGACCCGGTACTGGGCACAGAGCTGCCTGATCCGGAGCGCGCCACGCCTGCCGAAGTCGCGCGGTTCTTCGCCGGGTTGGACACCGCCGAACAGCAACTGCTGCTGGTGCGGCATCCGTCCGTCGTCGGGAACCTCGACGGGGCGCCGCTGGAACTGCGCTACCGCGCCAACTCCCTTGCCCTGACCGCCGAGGACGCTCCCCGCTACCGTTCGCTCGCCGCTCCCGGCCGGCAGATCCTCGCGTTCGACCCGCGCGGACGCGGCCAGGTCGCCGAGGTCTTCGGGGACCTGCGCACCGCGCAGCGCGTCTCCGTGGTGGTGCCCGGGTCCGACAACGACGCCGGGACCTTCGACCGGAAGGTCGCCGCGCACGGGGCCCCGCCCGGGATGGCCAGGACCCTGCACACGGCGGCCGGTCCGGGGACGGCCGTCATCGCGTGGGTCGGGTACACCACGCCGGTGGGCGTCGGCATCGACGCGGCCACCGGCAGTCTCGCGGAGGCGGGCGCCGGGCGGCTGACCCGGTTCGCACAGGGGCTGACGGCGGACGGGCTGCCCGAGCCCGCCGTGTTCTGTCACAGCTACGGCTCCGTCGTCTGCGGGATCGCCGCACACCGCCTCCCCGCCACCGACCTGGTGGTCCTCGGCTCCCCCGGCATGCGGGCGGACGATGCCGCGGGGCTGCGGACGAAGGCGCGGGTGTGGGCGGCGAAGGACCCGACCGACTGGATCGACAACGTGCCGAACGTGCGCTTCGCGGGTCTCGGCCACGGCACGGACCCGACCGATCCGGTGTTCGGCGCCCGCCGTGTACCGGCGGACGAGGCCCGGGGCCACGCCGGCTACTTCGCGCCGGGAACGGATTCGCTGCGGGCCTTCGCCGCCATCGCGCGGGGAACGGCCACGCGGGAAGGCGCACGGATCCCGGCGGACGCACAGGTACTGGCAGGCCCACCGGTTCCGGCGGACGAGCAGGTCCTGGAAGGGGCGGTCCGATGA